A single region of the Vicia villosa cultivar HV-30 ecotype Madison, WI linkage group LG4, Vvil1.0, whole genome shotgun sequence genome encodes:
- the LOC131594949 gene encoding AAA-ATPase At4g25835-like gives MEILSQMWSLLGLLTVLQNVLPSQLLSVLHSLYESLQDLLSPYSYFEIPEFNGYCGVELNDLYRHVHLYLNAVNHSTSSACRRLTLSRSPSSNRISFAVAPNHTVNDTFNNHRLSWTHHVDAVQDSLEEKRSFTLRFPKRHRHALLSSYLSHITSRAEEFERVSRERRLFTNNTGTGSFESGWVSVPFRHPSTFETLALEPDLKKQIKDDLTAFASGKEFYHRVGRAWKRGYLLHGPPGSGKSSLIAAMANFLCYDVYDLELTKVSDNSELRSLLIQTTNRSIIVIEDIDCSVDLTADRTAKKNASKSKKHKTTSFSGSSSGLGCDEGSRVTLSGLLNFTDGLWSCCGEERLVIFTTNHRDSVDPALVRCGRMDVHVSLSTCGVHAFRELARNYLGVESHVMFEAVEGCIRSGGSLTPAHVGEILLRNRKDADVAMRELLSVMQGRMVVAAAVGGGDQTDNEEVGVVGARSPESVLMMGSPENWECLNVKKRKEQNHGSSNLDKKVKFFVRLRSLTKSDSGR, from the coding sequence ATGGAGATATTATCACAAATGTGGTCATTGTTAGGGTTACTTACAGTGCTCCAAAACGTGCTTCCATCACAGCTTCTCTCTGTGCTTCATTCACTCTACGAATCTCTTCAAGATTTGCTTTCTCCATATTCCTATTTCGAAATCCCCGAATTCAACGGCTACTGCGGCGTAGAACTCAACGATCTCTACCGTCACGTCCACCTCTACCTCAACGCCGTCAACCACTCCACATCCTCCGCATGCCGCCGTCTCACCCTCTCACGCTCCCCTTCCTCCAACCGCATCTCCTTCGCCGTAGCCCCAAACCACACCGTCAACGACACCTTCAACAACCACCGCCTCTCCTGGACACACCACGTCGACGCCGTACAGGACTCCCTAGAAGAAAAACGCAGCTTCACTCTCCGTTTCCCAAAGCGCCACCGCCACGCGCTCCTCTCCTCTTACCTCTCCCACATCACCTCACGCGCCGAAGAGTTCGAGCGCGTCTCACGTGAACGCAGACTCTTCACCAACAACACCGGAACCGGTTCGTTTGAATCCGGTTGGGTTTCCGTTCCGTTTCGCCACCCTTCCACCTTCGAAACCCTAGCATTGGAGCCAGATCTGAAGAAACAAATCAAGGACGATTTAACCGCTTTTGCTTCGGGTAAAGAGTTTTACCACCGGGTCGGGAGAGCGTGGAAGCGTGGGTACTTGCTCCACGGTCCACCCGGGTCGGGTAAATCGAGCCTCATTGCAGCAATGGCGAATTTTCTATGCTACGATGTGTACGATTTGGAACTCACCAAAGTTTCTGATAACTCAGAGCTTCGTTCGCTTTTGATCCAAACGACGAACCGTTCGATTATCGTGATTGAAGACATTGATTGCTCTGTGGATTTAACAGCAGATAGAACCGCGAAGAAAAATGCTTCAAAGTCTAAGAAAcacaaaacgacgtcgttttctgGTTCCAGTTCGGGTTTGGGTTGTGATGAAGGTAGTCGGGTCACGCTTTCGGGGCTCCTGAATTTTACTGACGGGTTATGGTCATGTTGTGGAGAAGAGAGGTTGGTGATTTTTACAACTAACCATAGAGACAGTGTTGATCCTGCGTTGGTTAGGTGTGGACGCATGGACGTGCACGTGAGTTTAAGCACGTGCGGGGTGCATGCGTTTAGGGAGTTGGCGAGAAACTACCTTGGGGTGGAGTCGCACGTGATGTTTGAGGCGGTGGAAGGGTGTATTCGTTCGGGTGGGTCCCTTACACCGGCGCATGTGGGGGAGATTTTGTTGAGGAATAGGAAGGATGCTGATGTGGCAATGAGGGAGTTGTTGTCTGTTATGCAAGGGAGGATGGTGGTTGCTGCGGCTGTTGGTGGTGGTGATCAGACGGATAATGAGGAGGTGGGGGTGGTCGGAGCGAGGTCGCCGGAGAGTGTGCTGATGATGGGGTCGCCGGAGAATTGGGAGTGTTTGAATGTGAAGAAGAGGAAAGAGCAGAACCATGGGTCGAGTAATTTGGATAAGAAGGTTAAGTTTTTTGTTAGGTTAAGGTCGTTGACCAAATCTGATTCTGGGAGATAG